DNA sequence from the Candida dubliniensis CD36 chromosome 5, complete sequence genome:
cGAGACAGAACTGTAGATTAGCTATCTCCCAGAACAGAATTAGTACCAGAACTGTGTATAAACAGGAAAAgacaataaaatattatacAAGGTTAGTTTAGTTAATCCCAACCAATTAGTTTATcatattgtttttattttggatAATTTGCCTTTTATACATTGGTGTCTGTTATCTTTCAAATCGAAACTATACTTTGCAGTcatattactattactactaccaccTTTAATGCCTGCGACatttctttgaaaaatagCTTGTAATGTGTGCGAGTGTGGACAATAAAGTCTCAGAACCTTTCGAAACCAggaacaaaacaaaacaatagGAAGTCTGACGTCAACAGGggaacaaaagaaaaagttgattATATGCAGAAACAGTATGTGTGTGTTAATAACATTCTCCAGATGATAGAAGAACAACTCCATCACTAATTATTACTACCAAAAACAGTCATTTTTTGCCTTTTTTGGACTACAGAGAATTGCAAGCCAGATCAACAAGGAAGAGGTATGAGGTATGACGAGTACGGTATGAATGCTTCAATTGTATAAATATTCTATATTCACAATAAGACAAAAGTCTGCAAGGTTGTTTAGCGATACATACATCTAGAGCGACAATTATGGTGATGCAGATGTCGTCTTTGGTTTATTATTCTAGTTGATTCTATTTTGTTTACTTCTCGtgttatttttatttttcacGACTTTATAGTTATCTTCTTGGTGGTTTGGatgttattgttgtagTCGTGGCGTGAATTAAgatataataaatcaaatgcTCCATAAGATAGGCTCCTTAATTACAGTGTTATGTTGCCTTGTTTGTctgaattaaataattgtaaAGAAAATACCATGAACACTATggattattttcttctattCGTAGAATTTTATCACATGATTCGTACTCGGAGAAAAGGGAACCTGTAGTACTgcctttttcttttcaattcagGTAATAAGAACTAAAGTCTATTAAGTTTGGCAGAAGAATTTGGATGAGAAAGAACGGTATGTCTAATAAAACCAAACTCTTtttggtgaaaaaaaaaaaaaaagcaagtTTAGTATCAATGATTGTCCATACATGTTTCTCGACAATAAAGTATCTTATGCATCTCGTCAAGTTTTTTGTCTACTACTCAAAAGATGTATGTATGTGTGTATTCAGTAAAGCGGTAATATAAAAggaaattaatttaaatgcAACAATGATACGACTATCTCCacttgataataaatctaGAATTTGCTGGTCAAATTGTACTGTCGAGAATTGACGggaccaattttttttattcaatcTACCGAGTTCTTTTATATCCAAGTTGGGTGTTTGTTCTTTGCATGTGGGGCAATCCTTTTGCAAATAAAACACCTCGGGTTGTTAATTGTCGTACATACATTGTCATTGCTGTTGCGATCTCTTTCTTTCGTTATGATTATCCAGTTATGTTACGTAATCGGCtcagatttattatttccaTGATTTTCGTTGATTGTTTAGTCTAAACTTTAATTATTGtattcattttcatttctgTTCAACTTAGTTTTATTctcaatttatatttaactTAATGGTTTATGTGCGGCTTTGGTTCAATTATCCAAATTTAGACCACTCACAAATTggctgatgatgatatcGATAGATGGGATAAGCCGCTAATAACCATATATAACCAATAAAAACACAATATACTATGGTTGATGTATGATGTGGCGcaaattgatgatgtaATATCTTGATCGCTTATTGAagttttcttgttttcttAGTATTCTTTCATTATTGACTTTATGTTTTTCTGGTCGTCAGATCTGAATCGAAATCATTGATAAGTATACcaccaagaaaaagagaaaagtAGAAATAATCTTGGTGATCCTTTCCCTTTCTTAGATACTGGTTATCTACCTAAAATAAAAGTCTTGGTGTATTGTCATTACAACGATATTCGTTTaaagtcaaaaaaaaaagtaaagaCAATAGAATTAGCCACTCCATTCATTCAACGCATCTCCTGGTCGGCAACCATCACATAGTACGTTATCTGGTCTTACATTTTATTGTAAATTTATTACTTGCTTATTCTCTGAAGTAGTTCAAGGTATCTCAATggtattatcaataatggTAGTGCTGGCGGATGATTCTAAGCtattttcctttttttttttttttgatgcCGTTTGACTGCAACGTGGGGAATGGGTCATTTTCAACactcaaagaaaaagaagaaaaccTCTTTTGTGTTATGGATTtcacaaaaacaaataagaTTAAAGAGAAAGGTAGGATGATATTATTTACAAGATTGTTAACATTTGAGTAATATTAAGAGTCTGGAGGAAGTGAGGGGCTCGACAAGtgtcaaataataatcaacgAGAAATCCGAGGTggaaagaaatcaaattgaatggGTTTTAATCCAAGTAGTTTGATCACTAAATTCCTGTTCTAATTCATAGTCTTTTAATACCAAAGATTATCTTATGttaccttttttttttttagttctGCCTACTACTACCCcctttcattttcattttcattttattaaCTTTTAAATGTCTTTAATGATTTACACTGATTacataattaataatagaatgaaattgaaattcaagCACAAgagccaaaaaaaaaaaaaaaaaagaaagaggaaaaaaattttcccGAGTTTTTCCAAAAGCCAGGAATCTTATGATTTCTTCTATAGGTGAGGATATAGGTTTGAGGTTAATGTAGAGGTTCCAAACCAGGTAGTGAATTGGTCTTGGTTTTCCATTGTGGTTCGGTCAAAGAAACATATTAACGATAGGTTTGTAGAAAGATGGGCTCTGAATTTTGTTGTCTAACCGTAAtgtcaaaaataaaactaaaagtATATCAAACtgtttattgaaaatgtgACAATCAATAATACAATGGTATGTGTACACTGTCAACAAACTTGTATTGCTGGTAGTACCAGAGTCAACACTGTGGCAATGAATTATATTTGCTCGTCTATTTATCTATCTGTCGATCGATAAATCTATATTGGCAATTAATGCTAGGAGTGTAAAACTGTACCATTTATAGTGTGCATTGTGGTAAAGTGGTATGTCAATTTCCCACCTTATCCAGAAAAGACAGtcttttttcatttcatttgtagttgataataaattgtttgtGTCGTTTTTTCTTAATATAGATAAGATAATTAGgaaacaatatttaataCCTATATAGATATGTATGGCGTAAATAAAAAGATTTAGACTTGTATTTTTGACTAACCACAATTATTCTTAAAGTCTCTGATTGTAGATTCTTCCCCCATTCCACTTTAAATAGtttataattgtttttcatATCGGGTTTCTTCAGTTTAGTTGGTCGTGTACATACAAATACTCTGTGTTTCTCTTTTCTACATAATACTTCAAGGCTTAAATCAAACTAATCCAACTTAATATCTAGTTGAActtattgttttattaattttgatatGCAATTGTTATCTTCAACAAACTCCTTACAATGGATGCCACATTAATGTAGACAAATGTGAGGAGAATCGCATTTGTATAATAAGGAGTTTTTGTTAAGTCTGGAGAAGATTCACTCTTATGGTACACGAATAAGTGTCTGATGCTACTATGATATGAAATAGTGACTGCAAACTAAATGGCAAGATTAGAAGCTTAAAATCAGAAGGGGGGGGTAAACACCAGAGTTCAAGAAACCCTAAGGGATAAGACTGTACTATTCTCAGATATTACAATTCATCAATGGGGGcgggggggggggggggggggtgcAACATATTTCAAACTAAATGTGTGGTTTCTCTAATCCTGATTGACTAATCCCCTCATCCCGGGGTGTTGGATTTTCCTTTTGCTGGTTACAGTAATAAGCGTTTATTATATTCCGACAATAATAACCACTCACACCTTGAATCCCATTCAATGAAAtgaagattattattatttttctcttttagTAATACACGTTTATTGCGATatgattgaaaattaaggtgtctttttttttttttgcaattaaaCTTTGACGAAATTAAAAGCAAATCAGGAAATcacaatttgaaaaattttgtcAATTTCAGGTATCATTTAATGTAAGGATGAAGATTTCTCTTCTTGAATCCCAAGATTAATTGGTTGCTTCTATGTATCTTGTTACAAATCACGGAACACAGTTAAGCGAAAATAATCATAGACGTTTAAAGAGATAAGACATACTACCTCTTTTCACAGTTGTCTTGTCTACTAAACTACATGGAAGATGATGGAGAAGCAAATGAgttctaaaaaaaaaaaaaatgaacaTGAACAAAACGGCGGAATAGTGTAAGACGTGTTCAGTAAATGGAAAGTATATTTAAACTATCAATTTAAACACAAAAACTACAACTATGGTTATCCTGATTTTTCACTTTTGTTCTTTGGTAAGTTAAAAGTGAAAAagtataattttttttttcatggTTAGtattttgatgatgatgttgcCGTTGATGATctacaagaaaaagaagagcAATCCACAAGTCGACAGTTTATTACCCATGAGATGGCCCACGATGGTTTGAAGTTTATATATCGGAAATACAATTGACAGCATTTCCGATATGTCGATGAAGTGAGTTTTTGTACAGCCAATGTTTGGGgttttgtgttttttttttttttttctatcaGTTTTACTAGTCGGAGGTGTAATCACATTTTATTGGATACTTGTTTTAttccaaaaaattttaGAATCTCCGAGTGTGGATAAGTCTCCATACTTTTTTgctaatttcaataataattgcaGGCCTTGAATATCCTTTTATCTCTCCTtgataattaatatttccCACCAAACAAAGAATGTGGAACTTATGATCGACGATGCAAGTAATATACTTGAATGTTGGAAAATCTCTAGTTAATCAAAACAATCGATAAGTACTTATTAAACTGGTAGGGCAGGCTTTATATGTTGtagttgatttattttctttatccatttatttctttcaacTCTTGAAGATCCCATCTCCACTCCTCTTTATCCCACAGTTGTATTTGCCCCTACCCCTATTTTTCTCCTTCAACTCCTTCGATTATTACAAATTGACttagttgaaaaattttttttagataaactattaaacaattaaacCAACACACAAAAATAGTATATGGAATATTGCTCACTATTTCTTAATTTAGATAACTCAACTATTATCTCGGGGAGCAAATTCACTGTCTGTGTATcactttgaaaaattaaaaaattgaaaaactcttttttttttttgctggATGAGTACACGACTTTTTTGTGGTTATGTCGTGGTGGTTATGTGATGATTAGTGTGGTAGAGGACACGCCACATATTGTAGACATGAGgcgagaaaaaaaaaaaagaagagtaTATGCTAATGGACCAATTAAATTGCTTCATCGAGATAAcatcgaaaaaaaaaaaagggtgAAAAGTACACGTATACCAAgagactttttttttttctctctctctctttttcaTAACTTCTCTTTGATTATCTTCTTTAACATCAATTGATCCATAAACATTGGTATAGATACAGTTTTATAATTAAGGTTGTAAGAATTACACAGTCACAAACACGGCAACAACATTCTTTTCCATTCCTGTTTTAAGGTTGTtgtattataattataatcgGAGAATAATTTAACCGAAAacagaaaaataaaaaactaTTGTTTTACACCATCTTGCATTAGATATCTCGTATAATTACACAACTATACatgattttttggttttgtgtTCCGATGGAGAAGAAAgcttaaaaaaaaagggggtaaaaatattttttttttcttttcgcttgaagaaaaaaatatcaggAAAATGTCGCAAGCGACATTTTTGTCAACCAATAACAAAAGAACAAGAGTTTTGATGGTGGTAGTAGATTTTTTCCTTTCagccaccaccaccagcagCAAAATTGTTTGTTATACCTATACACATCTATAGATCCCTTAAGGAATTGTAATGCTCACCTAATCCGAAAGAATGTTTATAATATcctaatttcaattctggCAATTGACCATGTTCATTAATGGTTAAAGTCGATGCCCCAGCCATGTAAATACTTATTGGACAATTGAACACTTTACTTAAAGCCAATATTTCCATATCAGACCCCCACGTTGCTGTAGTCGTCAATTCATTGATATAATCGTCGAGATCTCTCAATTCACCAgtattttcatcaattaaaaatggGATAAAATCATCTTGgtttgatttaatataatCACCCGCCAATTTCCTCAATTGGTCAATCAGAGGAATATTTTCAGGACCATTATGTTGTGAATGGTCAACCTCATGATGGCGTACCTTTAATTGATCTTGAATTGAAGCAAATAAACAATGACCATCAGGTTttatttcaaatgattGTAAATTGTTTAAGGATAATAGTTTTTccattgattcaatttcaatttgtcGATAATCAATGGTGTTGGATGCTTCTACAGCAGCCtcttgtttgattttatcaatCTCTGCCTGTCGTCTATTCAATCTTTCTCGTTGTcgatttcttttctttcgtGGTTTTGAGCTGTCGCTATCACCGCCACCACCTATACTCCCACTATTGCTGTTCTCTATAGTCGATGATTCCTTGTCGAGGGATAATTGTGCAAGCAATTGTTCAGGCGTTATTTCTTCTCCATCTTCTTCGTTTTGATCTCCATGAGgattatcaaattcttttaattcttgtCTATGTTTCTGATCCAAATTATCTTGTAATTCTTGACATTTGTTAAGAACACTTTTTCGAGTTTTCTTGGTGGCTTGCTTTTTCAATCCAGTTATCGTCGCTATTAAATCCTTGGATTCCTTTTTATGACGCTGGATTAATTCTTCTCTTGTCGTCACTAATGGTTGTTGTTCCGGTTCTGACATTGAAATGACTTGTAGTATCGGTTTTTGTGagattattgaattgaagaatttttcaaagagTGGAAAAAGGAGGCAAAGGAGTAATAGCcaaacttgaaaaaaaaaattttcgaGGTGATGAGATGAGATGAGATGAGATGAGGATTGTTGGATGTTTGTGATTTGTGGTTAAAAGGCAACCTTATGATGGTATCCAAGTGTATACAAAAAAGGATTTAATGAGGATTTCTTTTAATGGTTACTCTTTGAGCTAGGTTTTTGTCagtaaaaaattttttttttcttttggatAATTGATTGGTGTTTGATGAGAAtccacaaaaaaaaaaaaaaaatgtgtgTGCACATGAATGATAAAGAGAAAAAGTCAAATCAATGCAGACattgatatattattaACTCGTCAAGTTAGTTACTAATTAGTTGATATACAACTAGTGTTGTATAGTTCACTATTTTTTCCAATATCGTCTACAATTAATCTATAAATTGCTTCAACTACTAACAAATTTCACGATTTTAGTAGTAGAGTAAAAGTTGATAGgataattattgaaaatttcatattAGCATACCGTTATATATCTGTAGCACTTTGTGAGGTGGCAAGCATAAGAGAATTCCACAACGGTTTTTtgtattataatattttactaaaattgaattcagGTTTGAGTAAACTTGGCTCCGACTATTCCTGTTTCATACgaattttatataatttttcaaaaatagtTCCCTGGTTTGTGTGCTAACGGATTTTGTCTCTTTTGATCTCGATGATATTTCACAAGCAGACTAATGCTTAGTTGAAAAGTAAAGAGATAATTTGACATTTATTTACTTAattactgttgttgttggaacaaaaaaaattttgttagGGCTATGTGATATTCGCAAGAAAAAAACCGTTTATATGCACACTTCTGTCAGTTCATGTCAATGATGTCATACACAGGCTACACTAATCTGTGATTTGTATGCTAGACGAATAGTTATTGGTATGATCTACAGATGGCTTAAAGTTGGCATCGAAGGACTAGCATTACGTTCTATTGAAACCGATGTAGGTGTTTTACTTAGAtcagaaagaaaaaatatcCCTACTATTGTTGTTCCGAGGCTAAAATAATTTGTGTGAAAAGCCAGGAATACTGTCCATTTTGTTACCTGCCAATAACAACTGTTATTAATTACCTTTAGTTTACATCTGAGCTATTAATAGTATACTAATGTATCATTAGGAGATAAAAAATTgctttttcattttactGCATTATTTAGTTTCTCTGTGTGAGTTGATGTTTTGTAAGAATACTTTTAGTTTGACATTTTCATTTGCCCCCAAACAACTAAAAGCCACTTTATAAGGCATTTACTAAATAATATGATATCTTATTGGTcaattcaaagaaaaacaatagTGTTATGAGGCACAAACAATTACAATCACAAATATGATAGtgaactaaaaaaaaaaaggtgtCATAAGAATTACTAAATGGATGGTGAATAAAATGCATGGAACGCACAAATCCatcaaccaccaccaccaccatcacctTCTTCTCCTTCTAAACTTATAACATTGATGTAACGCAGACCGTTAAAATTGgtataaataaatacatTTTTAGGGTTCTCTTGATCTGTATTTGCTATTTACAATCTCTCCAACAACGTAATCAAAGCATTCAACTTTGAGGATGGGAcacattgaaaaaaatagatCTACTATATTGTTGGTGAGTTGGGCAAAAAacatatttaataatagaatCTGCTTCGATTCAAACCACATTTTTGTATAGATCAGAATAAGAAAGGTTTTTGAACAGTTGTAGATGAGTATAGTTTGCACAGCTAACCTTGTCATCGGGACGTTGGAATTCTGTGTTTGTGAACGAATAGTAAATAGACAGACAAACTAGACAAAAATTACTGTCAGTTTATTGTTTACAGGCAATTACACTACAATATCACATTAAAACTAGTATACTGGTATTATCTTGTtctaatttgaataatagGCTCTTGTTCAATGTATAACGAGATCAATAAAGACAATAGGAATAACTACTAAAAAAGTATCAGTTCAATTATctattgttgaaaaaaataactaCTAAAAAAGTATCAGTTCAATTATctattgttgaaaaattctgCTTGCcttatttttctttcagaTTTTTCGGTTCGGTTGGAATGGTCCTTTTGGCACTAAACAATAGACAGACCAGCtgatttttattaaagattatttcaattatcaTTGAATCGTATGAACACATATATGGAACGATTATTTGCAACAGTTAAAACATAAATGAATATCAGTCAACTAATAGTAGTCTTTCTGTTGTAATTTGTCACTTTACATGTATGTAAAGCATGCatcaaaatagttttttttttttttcttctgcGTTGATTCTTGCCGTGCATTAAGAGAAACCCAACACCTGATATTATAGATACATTCAAGAgctaataaataatattctgATATAATTATGGTTGGTGAATTTTGGTCTACGATTTTGTTTGGTAATAAGTCCTCCCCCCCCACATTTCTTTCTGTCTctgtttattgtttgattatTCATTATTCGGGAGCTAAGGAGCCAAAATCTTAGTCAAAGTCGGATAATAATTCGCACCGAACATCACACGTtacaccaccaccaccatctcatacaaagaaagaaagaaaaaaaaataattatgatCTGATCGTGTGAAGGTAAAAAATTAGGGTGgacggaaaaaaaaaaaaaaaagagttcaagaatttttcagatttttcaaaagtaCCTAATTGATCtcaaaattcaaacaatatcaacaatctgtttattgttatatGAGGCGATCTTTCCGAAAACACTAGtatttaatatcaatattaaaaaaactAGAATGTATGATGCACACAACAATTTTGCTAGTGTATCTGAGGAGGAAAAGCAGCCTTAGTTGATTTCTCAGGAAAGACTAGCGAAATGTAAAAAAGACACAAatgagaaaaaaagaaacgtTTGGaagaataaattattaggtCAGTTAGACATGTTGATTCTGATTTGCTTTCACCTTTGGTTGACTATCagattaattaatttcttcCAGATACAATGGAGACACCCAAAACACTTTGTGTCCCCTTAAACAACGAGTCTCAAAATGGGAAAGATAAGTgaacaaaattattttttttatgtagtttctttcttttcatttatttttatcttGCTCAATCAATAGTATATTTGTTGTAAGTTCTTGGTACATGGCAGATGATGATCTTGGTTTCCCTTTCAACCACTCTTCACTTTTGTCTATTACTGCCGAAATAAATTgtccaaaaaaaatatatgtGCATGgataattaaatcaacCTTACAATAGAATCCAAACTAATTGGAATACCGGAAACCGTTTCATTTTGAGCAAACAATCGTAACAAGATCTATAATAGTCTAATTGCAATTCAGATCTCAGTTGTTCTGTAACGCCAAAGGCTCGTTCGTAATGGAATCTGATAATACAAGACAGAATGTCGCAAATTTAGTTGGCTGACTGTCAGCACTTGTCTACAGTTGTTAGAATGAGgcttgatttattaattgcatgattataataataatagctTTGCCAATTACTAGAATTGTTTGTGGCTTCTCGTTGTTGATTAGTTAATTTGGTTGTCGTTTTGTGCTTCCTAGCAATTATTGCTagtctcttttttttttttttttctttccttcgATTTGTTTGCTTGCgtaacttttttttttcttttggttttaGGGCTAATAGTGGGCAAGAGTGGTTATTCAACAGTTATAACAATACAAAGAGGCGGAACACATTGAT
Encoded proteins:
- a CDS encoding cysteine protease, putative (Similar to S. cerevisiae OTU2), whose product is MSEPEQQPLVTTREELIQRHKKESKDLIATITGLKKQATKKTRKSVLNKCQELQDNLDQKHRQELKEFDNPHGDQNEEDGEEITPEQLLAQLSLDKESSTIENSNSGSIGGGGDSDSSKPRKKRNRQRERLNRRQAEIDKIKQEAAVEASNTIDYRQIEIESMEKLLSLNNLQSFEIKPDGHCLFASIQDQLKVRHHEVDHSQHNGPENIPSIDQLRKLAGDYIKSNQDDFIPFLIDENTGELRDLDDYINELTTTATWGSDMEILALSKVFNCPISIYMAGASTLTINEHGQLPELKLGYYKHSFGLGEHYNSLRDL